Proteins encoded in a region of the Antedon mediterranea chromosome 2, ecAntMedi1.1, whole genome shotgun sequence genome:
- the LOC140041007 gene encoding uncharacterized protein isoform X2, with protein MNRATCLDGINEFTCVCPPGYNGSLCETDIDECDSYPCYNGASCIDDINWFTCNCSSGFIGDMCEINADECESYPCLHGGSCYDGINEFRCDCTLGYQGETCSINVNECESIPCFNNGTCDDDIGSFTCACAEGFSGLFCEIDVNECASDPCENEATCNDNINGYVCICASGYFGANCEFEFNECDSLPCFNNATCYDEVNRYFCDCAPGYTSEQCQLEVDECQSSPCMNNGTCVDELNRHFCLCTPGFSGFLCENETDECLSEPCEHGGVCNDYFNGFNCTCQAGYLGDVCEIDFDECSSDPCINNGTCLDKINEFYCVCPLGFTGHTCNIDINECQSSPCQHNGTCFDDINGYLCVCAGGFTGDHCQMDIDECLSGPCENNSTCVDVIDAFTCVCQPGFVGDLCELNFNECQSDPCYNGATCQDDVNGYFCICLPGFYGVRCSGNIDECQSLPCLNNATCIDLIDGYICSCSDGFTGIVCSDNIDECQSSPCQNNGTCLDEINGFDCQCKVGFEGHQCQVDVNECQSSPCQNNGTCLDEVNGFYCQCLEGFEGHLCQVDVNECQSSPCENNGLCQDHVNGYSCECSSGFTGIKCEIDIDECASEPCGNNGTCTDDIDKFVCQCSAGFDGITCSDNINECASYPCAHNGTCTDNISGFSCECDIGYTGDLCDIDIDDCVDAHCTNGATCIDLIGQYQCVCPSGFDGDDCQIDVNECSSSPCLNSGTCIDQVNGYHCGCAAGFVGNHCETDYDECASSPCQNNGTCVDMIAGFSCVCAPGYTGSVCEINQDNCISHPCLNNATCSDGIDMFYCQCINGFKGTNCEININECLLYNQPCKNGATCVDLIANFTCTCADGFTGDVCDDFNGCASNPCQHGECVNLSTEFRCDCNDLYEGKTCDSLVENACAQNPCNGNGKCQVTNDKLMCKCDVNYYGSFCEIVGSLEDKVVFETGMNSLLGASQTKRSLSVQTTVVDTEQYEDILTKELVTRVSFIVTMSDVLLISREIENLLNQHSDEDVSLAINQKIHIGKTEPIKQVEETNSIFSNWYIFVAIGGVLFLMIFTVGFMRARRKKHQRRQGANILDGGTEAVNPAFDISDEREENDYYELQLSPESLTNNSQGMLVLNDEWSKA; from the exons ATGAACAGAGCGACTTGTTTAGACGGGATCAATGAGTTTACCTGCGTGTGCCCACCTGGATATAATGGGTCACTGTGTGAAACTGATATTGACGAATGTGATAGTTATCCTTGTTATAACGGGGCATCATGTATTGATGATATCAATTGGTTTACGTGTAATTGTTCAAGTGGTTTTATTGGTGACATGTGTGAGATCAACGCAGACGAATGCGAAAGCTATCCTTGTCTACATGGTGGATCGTGCTATGACGGCATCAATGAATTTAGATGCGATTGTACTCTTGGTTATCAAGGGGAAACCTGCAGCATTAACGTTAACGAATGCGAAAGTATACCGTGTTTTAACAACGGTACTTGTGATGACGACATCGGTAGTTTTACATGCGCATGTGCTGAAGGGTTCTCGGGACTTTTTTGTGAGATAGATGTAAATGAATGTGCCAGTGATCCATGTGAAAATGAAGCGACgtgtaatgataatataaatgGATATGTATGCATATGTGCAAGTGGTTATTTTGGAGCAAATTGTGAGTTTGAGTTTAATGAATGCGACAGCCTGCCGTGTTTTAACAATGCTACGTGCTACGACGAAGTCAATAGATACTTTTGTGACTGTGCCCCTGGCTACACCAGCGAGCAGTGCCAACTCGAAGTCGATGAATGTCAAAGTTCTCCGTGTATGAATAACGGGACATGCGTAGACGAACTAAACAGACACTTCTGCTTGTGTACTCCAGGATTTTCAGGTTTCCTGTGTGAAAACGAAACAGACGAATGCTTAAGTGAACCATGTGAACACGGTGGTGTTTGTAACGATTATTTCAACGGTTTTAATTGCACATGTCAGGCTGGATATCTTGGTGATGTTTGTGAAATAGACTTTGACGAGTGCAGCAGTGATCCTTGTATTAATAACGGTACCTGTTTAGATAAAATTAACGAATTCTATTGTGTATGTCCTCTGGGCTTTACTGGGCACACCTGTAATATTGATATCAATGAATGTCAAAGTTCACCATGTCAGCATAACGGTACATGCTTTGACGATATTAATGGATATCTGTGCGTATGCGCGGGAGGTTTCACTGGTGACCATTGTCAGATGGACATAGATGAGTGTTTAAGTGGTCCGTGTGAAAACAACTCAACTTGTGTTGATGTTATAGATGCGTTCACATGTGTTTGTCAACCAGGGTTTGTGGGAGATTTATGCGAATTAAATTTTAACGAATGTCAATCCGATCCTTGTTATAACGGAGCGACATGTCAAGATGACGTCAACGGATATTTCTGTATTTGCTTACCTGGTTTTTATGGTGTCCGGTGTTCTGGCAACATAGACGAATGTCAAAGTTTACCATGTTTAAATAATGCGACATGTATTGACCTCATCGATGGTTATATCTGTTCCTGTTCAGACGGATTTACAGGAATCGTCTGTTCGGACAATATTGACGAATGTCAAAGTTCACCATGTCAGAATAACGGAACATGTCTTGATGAGATCAATGGATTTGATTGCCAGTGTAAAGTAGGATTTGAAGGTCACCAGTGTCAAGTGGATGTCAACGAATGTCAAAGTTCACCATGCCAGAATAATGGAACATGTCTTGATGAGGTCAATGGATTTTATTGTCAATGTCTTGAAGGATTTGAAGGTCACCTGTGCCAAGTGGATGTCAACGAATGTCAAAGTTCACCATGTGAAAATAACGGGTTGTGCCAAGACCACGTTAATGGCTACAGCTGTGAATGTTCTAGTGGTTTTACAGGAATAAAATGCGAAATTGATATAGATGAGTGCGCAAGTGAACCATGTGGAAATAATGGGACATGTACAGACGATATTGACAAGTTCGTCTGCCAATGCTCTGCTGGATTCGATGGAATAACATGCAGTGATAACATAAATGAATGTGCAAGTTACCCATGTGCACACAACGGAACGTGTACTGACAACATTTCAGGGTTTTCATGTGAATGCGACATCGGTTATACTGGAGATTTATGTGACATCGATATTGACGACTGTGTGGACGCACATTGTACTAATGGAGCTACTTGCATTGATCTGATTGGACAATATCAGTGTGTCTGCCCATCTGGATTTGACGGTGACGATTGTCAGATAGATGTCAACGAATGCAGTAGCTCACCATGTTTAAACTCTGGTACATGTATCGACCAAGTAAATGGCTATCATTGTGGATGTGCCGCTGGTTTCGTTGGAAATCACTGCGAGACTGACTACGATGAATGCGCATCCAGTCCGTGTCAAAATAATGGGACATGCGTAGATATGATTGCAGGATTTTCTTGCGTGTGCGCACCGGGATATACCGGAAGTGTCTGCGAGATCAATCAAGACAATTGTATTTCGCATCCATGTTTAAACAATGCAACGTGTTCAGATGGCATTGATATGTTTTACTGTCAATGCATAAACGGATTCAAAGGAACCAATTGTGAAATCAACATCAACGAATGCTTACTCTATAATCAACCTTGTAAAAATGGCGCCACTTGCGTTGACCTCATCGCTAATTTCACTTGCACCTGCGCAGATGGATTTACGGGTGACGTTTGTGACGATTTCAATGGATGTGCCAGTAACCCGTGTCAACACGGAGAATGTGTGAACTTATCTACAGAATTTAg GTGTGATTGCAACGATTTATATGAAGGCAAAACATGCGACTCCTTGGTGGAGAACGCATGTGCTCAGAATCCTTGTAACGGTAATGGTAAATGCCAGGTAACAAATGACAAGTTGATGTGTAAGTGTGACGTCAACTATTACGGTTCTTTCTGTGAAATAG TTGGATCTTTAGAAGATAAAGTGGTGTTTGAAACTGGAATGAACTCGCTTCTTGGAGCTTCTCAGACGAAACGTAGTCTTTCAGTACAAACCACAGTTGTTGATACGGAACAATATGAAGACATATTGACGaa AGAACTTGTGACTCGTGTGTCATTCATTGTAACTATGTCAGATGTCCTTTTAATTTCACGTGAGATTGAGAATCTCCTTAATCAACATTCTGATGAAGATGTGTCATTAGCTATCAATCAGAAAATACACATAGGAAAAACCGAACCGATCAAACAAGTTGAGGAAACCAACTCG atttTCAGCAACTGGTATATATTTGTGGCCATTGGAGGTGTACTGTTTCTCATGATATTTACAGTTGGTTTTATGAG AGCAAGACGCAAAAAGCATCAACGAAGACAAGGTGCGAACATTCTTGATGGTGGGACGGAGGCGGTGAACCCAGCCTTTGATATCAGCGACGAGAGGGAGGAAAATGATTATTATGAACTTCAACTCTCGCCAGAAAGTCTCACTAATAACTCACAAGGAATGTTAGTATTGAATGATGAATGGTCTAAAGCGTAA
- the LOC140041007 gene encoding uncharacterized protein isoform X1 — translation MNRATCLDGINEFTCVCPPGYNGSLCETDIDECDSYPCYNGASCIDDINWFTCNCSSGFIGDMCEINADECESYPCLHGGSCYDGINEFRCDCTLGYQGETCSINVNECESIPCFNNGTCDDDIGSFTCACAEGFSGLFCEIDVNECASDPCENEATCNDNINGYVCICASGYFGANCEFEFNECDSLPCFNNATCYDEVNRYFCDCAPGYTSEQCQLEVDECQSSPCMNNGTCVDELNRHFCLCTPGFSGFLCENETDECLSEPCEHGGVCNDYFNGFNCTCQAGYLGDVCEIDFDECSSDPCINNGTCLDKINEFYCVCPLGFTGHTCNIDINECQSSPCQHNGTCFDDINGYLCVCAGGFTGDHCQMDIDECLSGPCENNSTCVDVIDAFTCVCQPGFVGDLCELNFNECQSDPCYNGATCQDDVNGYFCICLPGFYGVRCSGNIDECQSLPCLNNATCIDLIDGYICSCSDGFTGIVCSDNIDECQSSPCQNNGTCLDEINGFDCQCKVGFEGHQCQVDVNECQSSPCQNNGTCLDEVNGFYCQCLEGFEGHLCQVDVNECQSSPCENNGLCQDHVNGYSCECSSGFTGIKCEIDIDECASEPCGNNGTCTDDIDKFVCQCSAGFDGITCSDNINECASYPCAHNGTCTDNISGFSCECDIGYTGDLCDIDIDDCVDAHCTNGATCIDLIGQYQCVCPSGFDGDDCQIDVNECSSSPCLNSGTCIDQVNGYHCGCAAGFVGNHCETDYDECASSPCQNNGTCVDMIAGFSCVCAPGYTGSVCEINQDNCISHPCLNNATCSDGIDMFYCQCINGFKGTNCEININECLLYNQPCKNGATCVDLIANFTCTCADGFTGDVCDDFNGCASNPCQHGECVNLSTEFRCDCNDLYEGKTCDSLVENACAQNPCNGNGKCQVTNDKLMCKCDVNYYGSFCEIELSKHQYSIYVVGSLEDKVVFETGMNSLLGASQTKRSLSVQTTVVDTEQYEDILTKELVTRVSFIVTMSDVLLISREIENLLNQHSDEDVSLAINQKIHIGKTEPIKQVEETNSIFSNWYIFVAIGGVLFLMIFTVGFMRARRKKHQRRQGANILDGGTEAVNPAFDISDEREENDYYELQLSPESLTNNSQGMLVLNDEWSKA, via the exons ATGAACAGAGCGACTTGTTTAGACGGGATCAATGAGTTTACCTGCGTGTGCCCACCTGGATATAATGGGTCACTGTGTGAAACTGATATTGACGAATGTGATAGTTATCCTTGTTATAACGGGGCATCATGTATTGATGATATCAATTGGTTTACGTGTAATTGTTCAAGTGGTTTTATTGGTGACATGTGTGAGATCAACGCAGACGAATGCGAAAGCTATCCTTGTCTACATGGTGGATCGTGCTATGACGGCATCAATGAATTTAGATGCGATTGTACTCTTGGTTATCAAGGGGAAACCTGCAGCATTAACGTTAACGAATGCGAAAGTATACCGTGTTTTAACAACGGTACTTGTGATGACGACATCGGTAGTTTTACATGCGCATGTGCTGAAGGGTTCTCGGGACTTTTTTGTGAGATAGATGTAAATGAATGTGCCAGTGATCCATGTGAAAATGAAGCGACgtgtaatgataatataaatgGATATGTATGCATATGTGCAAGTGGTTATTTTGGAGCAAATTGTGAGTTTGAGTTTAATGAATGCGACAGCCTGCCGTGTTTTAACAATGCTACGTGCTACGACGAAGTCAATAGATACTTTTGTGACTGTGCCCCTGGCTACACCAGCGAGCAGTGCCAACTCGAAGTCGATGAATGTCAAAGTTCTCCGTGTATGAATAACGGGACATGCGTAGACGAACTAAACAGACACTTCTGCTTGTGTACTCCAGGATTTTCAGGTTTCCTGTGTGAAAACGAAACAGACGAATGCTTAAGTGAACCATGTGAACACGGTGGTGTTTGTAACGATTATTTCAACGGTTTTAATTGCACATGTCAGGCTGGATATCTTGGTGATGTTTGTGAAATAGACTTTGACGAGTGCAGCAGTGATCCTTGTATTAATAACGGTACCTGTTTAGATAAAATTAACGAATTCTATTGTGTATGTCCTCTGGGCTTTACTGGGCACACCTGTAATATTGATATCAATGAATGTCAAAGTTCACCATGTCAGCATAACGGTACATGCTTTGACGATATTAATGGATATCTGTGCGTATGCGCGGGAGGTTTCACTGGTGACCATTGTCAGATGGACATAGATGAGTGTTTAAGTGGTCCGTGTGAAAACAACTCAACTTGTGTTGATGTTATAGATGCGTTCACATGTGTTTGTCAACCAGGGTTTGTGGGAGATTTATGCGAATTAAATTTTAACGAATGTCAATCCGATCCTTGTTATAACGGAGCGACATGTCAAGATGACGTCAACGGATATTTCTGTATTTGCTTACCTGGTTTTTATGGTGTCCGGTGTTCTGGCAACATAGACGAATGTCAAAGTTTACCATGTTTAAATAATGCGACATGTATTGACCTCATCGATGGTTATATCTGTTCCTGTTCAGACGGATTTACAGGAATCGTCTGTTCGGACAATATTGACGAATGTCAAAGTTCACCATGTCAGAATAACGGAACATGTCTTGATGAGATCAATGGATTTGATTGCCAGTGTAAAGTAGGATTTGAAGGTCACCAGTGTCAAGTGGATGTCAACGAATGTCAAAGTTCACCATGCCAGAATAATGGAACATGTCTTGATGAGGTCAATGGATTTTATTGTCAATGTCTTGAAGGATTTGAAGGTCACCTGTGCCAAGTGGATGTCAACGAATGTCAAAGTTCACCATGTGAAAATAACGGGTTGTGCCAAGACCACGTTAATGGCTACAGCTGTGAATGTTCTAGTGGTTTTACAGGAATAAAATGCGAAATTGATATAGATGAGTGCGCAAGTGAACCATGTGGAAATAATGGGACATGTACAGACGATATTGACAAGTTCGTCTGCCAATGCTCTGCTGGATTCGATGGAATAACATGCAGTGATAACATAAATGAATGTGCAAGTTACCCATGTGCACACAACGGAACGTGTACTGACAACATTTCAGGGTTTTCATGTGAATGCGACATCGGTTATACTGGAGATTTATGTGACATCGATATTGACGACTGTGTGGACGCACATTGTACTAATGGAGCTACTTGCATTGATCTGATTGGACAATATCAGTGTGTCTGCCCATCTGGATTTGACGGTGACGATTGTCAGATAGATGTCAACGAATGCAGTAGCTCACCATGTTTAAACTCTGGTACATGTATCGACCAAGTAAATGGCTATCATTGTGGATGTGCCGCTGGTTTCGTTGGAAATCACTGCGAGACTGACTACGATGAATGCGCATCCAGTCCGTGTCAAAATAATGGGACATGCGTAGATATGATTGCAGGATTTTCTTGCGTGTGCGCACCGGGATATACCGGAAGTGTCTGCGAGATCAATCAAGACAATTGTATTTCGCATCCATGTTTAAACAATGCAACGTGTTCAGATGGCATTGATATGTTTTACTGTCAATGCATAAACGGATTCAAAGGAACCAATTGTGAAATCAACATCAACGAATGCTTACTCTATAATCAACCTTGTAAAAATGGCGCCACTTGCGTTGACCTCATCGCTAATTTCACTTGCACCTGCGCAGATGGATTTACGGGTGACGTTTGTGACGATTTCAATGGATGTGCCAGTAACCCGTGTCAACACGGAGAATGTGTGAACTTATCTACAGAATTTAg GTGTGATTGCAACGATTTATATGAAGGCAAAACATGCGACTCCTTGGTGGAGAACGCATGTGCTCAGAATCCTTGTAACGGTAATGGTAAATGCCAGGTAACAAATGACAAGTTGATGTGTAAGTGTGACGTCAACTATTACGGTTCTTTCTGTGAAATAG AATTGTCGAAACACCAGTATTCTATTTACGTAGTTGGATCTTTAGAAGATAAAGTGGTGTTTGAAACTGGAATGAACTCGCTTCTTGGAGCTTCTCAGACGAAACGTAGTCTTTCAGTACAAACCACAGTTGTTGATACGGAACAATATGAAGACATATTGACGaa AGAACTTGTGACTCGTGTGTCATTCATTGTAACTATGTCAGATGTCCTTTTAATTTCACGTGAGATTGAGAATCTCCTTAATCAACATTCTGATGAAGATGTGTCATTAGCTATCAATCAGAAAATACACATAGGAAAAACCGAACCGATCAAACAAGTTGAGGAAACCAACTCG atttTCAGCAACTGGTATATATTTGTGGCCATTGGAGGTGTACTGTTTCTCATGATATTTACAGTTGGTTTTATGAG AGCAAGACGCAAAAAGCATCAACGAAGACAAGGTGCGAACATTCTTGATGGTGGGACGGAGGCGGTGAACCCAGCCTTTGATATCAGCGACGAGAGGGAGGAAAATGATTATTATGAACTTCAACTCTCGCCAGAAAGTCTCACTAATAACTCACAAGGAATGTTAGTATTGAATGATGAATGGTCTAAAGCGTAA
- the LOC140039443 gene encoding uncharacterized protein has translation MPKSNKNGIRIKGIVHDNDGSSGDDKIDEYKHNIYFTPTLTVSSSSWTSVTITGRRSTLVVKVRGYCATNYYGSTCGVYCQPRDDSSGHYDCSNSGGKVCLPGWQGTTCTQDINECSSSPCANGATCINGQNGFTCTCAEGFSGTRCTTNIDECSSSPCENNGVCNDVINGYTCTCTPGWAGDRCLTNIDECSSSPCINSGVCYDHIASFLCICSPGYNGIRCEVDVNECSSEPCLNSGTCVDQIDSYQCICSIGYTGSTCSVNINDCDSFPCENGATCVDMVNSYICTCPDGFEGIRCQTDIDECLSGPCEHAGTCIDDVNGFSCQCNAGYNGTLCEVDIDECYSSPCQNSATCMDQPNGYYCNCLDGYSGVTCEGDVDECASRPCAHDGTCVDAV, from the exons ATGCCTAAATcaaataaa AATGGAATTCGTATAAAAGGGATCGTACATGACAACGACGGATCCTCTGGAGATGATAAGATAGATGaatataaacacaatatttaTTTCACGCCTACCCTGACGGTATCATCATCGTCATGGACGTCTGTTACGATCACGGGAAGACGGTCAAC TTTAGTAGTGAAGGTAAGAGGTTACTGCGCCACCAATTATTACGGTAGTACATGTGGCGTCTACTGCCAACCACGTGACGACAGTAGTGGTCATTATGATTGCAGTAATTCTGGCGGGAAAGTCTGCCTGCCAGGATGGCAGGGAACCACCTGTACCCAAGACATAAACGAATGCTCCTCTTCGCCATGTGCCAATGGTGCAACCTGTATCAATGGACAGAATGGATTTACGTGTACTTGTGCCGAAGGTTTTTCTG GCACCAGATGCACAACTAATATCGACGAATGCTCAAGTAGTCCATGTGAAAATAATGGCGTGTGTAATGACGTCATTAATGGTTACACGTGCACATGTACTCCGGGGTGGGCAGGCGATCGTTGCTTAACAAACATTGATGAATGTTCCAGCAGTCCGTGTATCAACTCAGGCGTTTGCTACGATCACATCGCATCCTTTCTGTGCATATGTAGTCCTGGTTACAATGGCATCAGGTGTGAGGTTGATGTTAATGAATGCTCGAGTGAGCCTTGTCTAAATTCTGGCACATGCGTAGACCAAATTGACAGTTACCAATGCATATGTTCGATTGGATACACCGGAAGCACATGCTCAGTAAACATTAATGATTGTGACAGCTTTCCCTGTGAAAATGGTGCCACGTGCGTTGATATGGTTAACAGCTACATCTGCACTTGCCCAGATGGATTTGAAGGGATCCGATGTCAGACGGATATCGATGAATGTTTGAGTGGCCCGTGTGAACACGCGGGAACTTGCATTGACGATGTCAACGGCTTCAGTTGCCAGTGCAATGCCGGATACAATGGAACACTCTGCGAAGTTGACATCGACGAATGCTACAGTTCACCATGTCAGAATTCGGCAACCTGCATGGATCAACCAAATGGATATTATTGCAACTGCTTAGATGGTTATTCGGGGGTTACATGTGAGGGGGACGTGGACGAGTGCGCTAGTAGACCTTGTGCACATGATGGGACCTGCGTAGACGCTGTT